In Triticum urartu cultivar G1812 chromosome 6, Tu2.1, whole genome shotgun sequence, the following proteins share a genomic window:
- the LOC125516618 gene encoding uncharacterized protein LOC125516618, whose protein sequence is MSGHVCPRLIYLEAADYVKENTAADGLGDLPTPVAAEVAPAPAPATALVVSLHALAGIRDERTMLLPVMIHGERLVALLDMGSTHNFLPKATMRRLALQPTGGEQLRVTVANGDRLCCHGLAAWRGTCPSPSATGTSPSRATASTWAASTSSSASTS, encoded by the coding sequence ATGTCGGGCCATGTATGCCCGCGACTCATCTACTTGGAGGCGGCTGACTACGTCAAGGAGAACACGGCCGCCGACGGGCTCGGCGACTTGCCCACCCCAGTTGCTGCGGAGGTCGCACCGGCGCCCGCTCCGGCGACGGCTCTTGTGGTCTCCCTCCATGCGCTCGCGGGCATCCGAGACGAGCGGACTATGCTCTTGCCGGTGATGATCCACGGCGAGCGCCTGGTGGCCCTCCTTGATATGGGCTCCACGCATAACTTCCTGCCCAAGGCAACCATGCGCCGCTTAGCGCTCCAGCCGACGGGTGGGGAGCAACTCCGGGTCACCGTGGCTAACGGCGACCGACTCTGCTGCCATGGGCTGGCGGCCTGGCGCGGAACGTGCCCATCACCATCGGCCACGGGCACTTCACCATCACGTGCGACGGCATCGACTTGGGCTGCTTCGACTTCATCCTCGGCGTCGACTTCTTGA